GATGATCCGGCAAACGTTGTGGAGCTGTTTGACAGTCTCTCGATGGATCCAACGTCCGCCGATTACGTAGAGACGGCCATCAATGATATTTCAGACTACATTACGGTAAAAGATCTGGGTGCTTCGGAGATCGTAGGTTTTGCGCAAAAAGTCTCAACCAACCCCCTGGCCGATCCGGTACCGTTTGCGGGCGGCGGTGAAGCTATTACCCTGGAAACCCCTGACGGCACGGTCACCCCCGTAACGTTTACCGGCAATGTCCCCCGGGCGACGGTGCTCACGCAGCTCAACACAGCCTGGGCGGCATTCAATGTTTCGGCTTCGCTTGATGCTACCAATCACCTGGTGGTCAAGAGCATCAGCGCGGGCTTCGACAAATATTTCATTCTGGGAGGCGCAGCCACGGCGGCGGCGCGTCCGCTGGTGGGCCTGGCAGGTTTTGCCGCGGGCACGGGCCCGGCCATTGGGGCCACGGTGAAGAGTGCGGCGCAAGCAACCTTCGATACAACCGGTGGCAACAACCTTCTCAACATAAGCGCGCACGGTGACGCTCTACCTGTCATCACGCTCACGCCGAGCGCCACGCATACCGCGACCACGCTGGCGTCTGAAATCAATACTGCTCTCGCTTCCACCGCCAACGGCCTGCTTGCGGTAAGCACACAAGGCAACCGCGTGGTGATTTCCACGGTGAACAGGGGCGCCGCTGACACTTCACTGGCATTGAGCGGAACCGCAGCGGCCCAGTTGCAATTCCTGAATCTGGACCGTACGGCGGCCACAACCACTGGCCAGGGCCGCAGTGAAGCGGCTTTCGTGCAGAGCGCACCCGGTCCGTTTGCGCTGGCCGACGGATCGAATTTCACCATTACATTGAACAATGGAACGCTGACGAACCCGAATGTAGTTGTGACGGTACCACTGGGCGCAGCGAATATCGCCAACCTGGCTCAGGCCACGGCCACTGAGATCGCGGCGGCGATCAATGCAGCCAGTGCAAACGCGATCCTGCAGCTACCGCCCAATACCGTCACGCCTCAGGGCACTATCGCTACCGTGGTGGCCAATCGCGTAGTGATTACCCAGCCACGCAAGGGCAACTTCTATACTCTGCAAGTTGCAGATGGATTGAAATCTCCCAACATCCGCCTGAAGTTTGACGCGTCAAGAAACTCGGGATATGCAGAGGGCGATGAAGGTTCGCCGTATCTGCGGCCAGCGTCGAACATTGATGGCCTGGGCGTGATCCAGCCATGGCAGCTGCTTGGCGGCGACGACGGTCCGCCAGTCGGCGATACAGATTACATTGGCAGCGCAGACCTGAAAACCGGACTACATGCTCTTGATGATGTTACGGACGTGAATTTTGTAGCAATTCCCGGCATTGCCAGTCCGGGAGTGATCAGCCAAGCGGTGGGCTATTGCAGCATCCGGCGCGATTGCGTGATGATTGCCGACTCACCAGGCAAAACCACGAAAGATACACCCATCACTGATCCTTCGCACGTCGCGGATTTCCTCTCAAACAAGATCACCACAAAAACCAGCTACGGCGCTTTCTATTACCCGTGGATGCTGGTGAATGATCCGGTGGGAGCGGGAAAGAATCCCACACGCTTTGTACCGCCTTCAGGATTTGTGGCCGGCATGTATGCGCGCATCGATAACACGCGCGGCGTCTGGAAAGCGCCGGCAGGCACTGAAGCGAACGTGATCGGGCCGTTGGACCTCGAATATTCAGTCACTGATTCCGAGCAGGACATTCTCAACCCTATCGGCGTGAACTGCATCCGACACTTCCCGGCATCGGGCCTCATTATCTGGGGCGCGCGCACGATGGGTACGCTCTCTGATCCGGAATGGCGGTATATCCCGGTGCGGCGCTATGCGATTTACCTGGAGCAAAGCATCTATCGGGGCACGCAGTGGGCCGTTTTTGAACCGAACGATCAACGGCTGTGGGCTGCGCTGACAGCCAACATTTCAGACTTCATGATGGGTGAGTTCCGGCAGGGCGCGTTGGCGGGCACAACACCACAGCAGGCATTCGCAGTGAAATGCGATGCCGACCTGAATCCTGATTCGGAAGTGAACGCAGGCCGCGTGAATATGGAAGTGAAGTTCGCGCCCTTAAAGCCGGCGGAGTTCGTGATCATCCGCATCAGCCA
This genomic interval from Terriglobia bacterium contains the following:
- a CDS encoding phage tail sheath subtilisin-like domain-containing protein, which translates into the protein MAEYLHPGVFVEEKSSGVRPIEGVGTSTAAFIGVTAKGVPNKATFITSWAQFVRAFGDLIPSSYLPYAVSQFFNNGGKRCYIVRALNVVSSIAASRDLADQETAAPRNTLRVTAKGAGSWGNGLLVTVQNATNNPTTEFKLVIAQDDPANVVELFDSLSMDPTSADYVETAINDISDYITVKDLGASEIVGFAQKVSTNPLADPVPFAGGGEAITLETPDGTVTPVTFTGNVPRATVLTQLNTAWAAFNVSASLDATNHLVVKSISAGFDKYFILGGAATAAARPLVGLAGFAAGTGPAIGATVKSAAQATFDTTGGNNLLNISAHGDALPVITLTPSATHTATTLASEINTALASTANGLLAVSTQGNRVVISTVNRGAADTSLALSGTAAAQLQFLNLDRTAATTTGQGRSEAAFVQSAPGPFALADGSNFTITLNNGTLTNPNVVVTVPLGAANIANLAQATATEIAAAINAASANAILQLPPNTVTPQGTIATVVANRVVITQPRKGNFYTLQVADGLKSPNIRLKFDASRNSGYAEGDEGSPYLRPASNIDGLGVIQPWQLLGGDDGPPVGDTDYIGSADLKTGLHALDDVTDVNFVAIPGIASPGVISQAVGYCSIRRDCVMIADSPGKTTKDTPITDPSHVADFLSNKITTKTSYGAFYYPWMLVNDPVGAGKNPTRFVPPSGFVAGMYARIDNTRGVWKAPAGTEANVIGPLDLEYSVTDSEQDILNPIGVNCIRHFPASGLIIWGARTMGTLSDPEWRYIPVRRYAIYLEQSIYRGTQWAVFEPNDQRLWAALTANISDFMMGEFRQGALAGTTPQQAFAVKCDADLNPDSEVNAGRVNMEVKFAPLKPAEFVIIRISQKVQTPGS